One genomic segment of Myxococcales bacterium includes these proteins:
- a CDS encoding ankyrin repeat domain-containing protein, whose amino-acid sequence MAIATEHDAALLAAVEAKDPKGLKAALAAGANPSAIKPGGHAALHMALQWKSKTMAKALLDAGADAKVTDKKGATALHLVATTFPDLDIAALLLKRGADVNACGGSDGRAPLHDAVLRPKLELAGFLLEHGASIDVRDAENGLTPLQLTIKEATKTSFAAARWLLERGADVNALDGYGDNALNTAAKWTNDLPIITELFERGTVLVANKYGSTALHHAVSTTHGRATAIWDLLLAKGCDLNARNESGRTPLFEAASHWNPFCVKYLLKKGADASLKDEKGETVLDRAKALKQTEIISILEGATK is encoded by the coding sequence ATGGCAATCGCAACGGAACACGACGCGGCGCTCCTCGCGGCCGTTGAAGCGAAAGATCCGAAAGGCCTCAAGGCGGCGCTCGCGGCCGGCGCCAACCCGAGCGCCATCAAGCCCGGCGGCCACGCGGCGCTCCACATGGCGCTTCAGTGGAAGTCGAAGACGATGGCGAAGGCCCTCCTCGACGCGGGCGCCGACGCGAAGGTGACCGACAAGAAGGGCGCCACCGCGCTGCACCTCGTGGCGACGACGTTTCCGGACCTGGACATCGCGGCCTTGCTCCTCAAGCGCGGCGCCGACGTGAACGCCTGCGGTGGCTCCGATGGCCGCGCGCCGCTGCACGACGCCGTTCTTCGGCCCAAGCTTGAGCTCGCCGGGTTCCTTCTCGAACACGGCGCGTCGATTGATGTGCGCGACGCGGAGAACGGGCTGACGCCGCTGCAGCTCACCATCAAGGAGGCCACGAAGACGAGCTTCGCGGCGGCGCGCTGGCTCCTCGAGCGGGGCGCCGACGTCAACGCGCTCGATGGTTACGGCGACAACGCGCTCAACACGGCCGCCAAGTGGACGAACGACCTGCCCATCATCACCGAGCTGTTCGAGCGAGGCACCGTGCTTGTGGCCAACAAGTATGGCTCGACGGCGCTGCACCACGCCGTCAGCACCACGCACGGACGCGCCACCGCCATCTGGGATCTTCTGTTGGCCAAGGGATGCGACCTCAACGCGCGCAACGAATCGGGCAGGACGCCACTCTTCGAGGCCGCGAGCCACTGGAATCCGTTCTGCGTGAAGTACCTCCTCAAGAAGGGCGCCGACGCTTCTTTGAAGGACGAAAAGGGCGAGACCGTCCTCGACCGAGCCAAGGCGCTGAAGCAAACCGAGATCATCTCCATCCTCGAAGGAGCCACGAAGTGA
- a CDS encoding 2-dehydropantoate 2-reductase — protein MSAIAVVGPGAVGGTFAAALASAKHDVVVCARTPFKALSVETPEGTLKANAPVLTDPAQLREDGLARPFDWVLVAAKTYDAEGTIPWLRALVGPTTSVAILQNGVEHVERFEPYVEWERIVPVVVDLSATKMSPGVIVLRRAGIAVVPTTARGRAFQALFEGPPLRVEVTDDFKTAAWRKLCLNSIGILSAIVAKPARIGLDEDVGDLMRGMLAECVAVGRAEGARLPDEIIEEVLARYRRSSPEAMNSLVVDHLAGRRTEVDARNGVVVRKGHTHGIPTPLQSAMSTLLKACRM, from the coding sequence ATGAGTGCCATCGCGGTCGTGGGGCCCGGCGCCGTCGGGGGGACCTTTGCCGCCGCGCTCGCGAGCGCGAAGCACGACGTTGTCGTGTGCGCGCGCACACCCTTCAAGGCGCTCTCCGTCGAGACGCCCGAAGGAACGCTCAAAGCCAACGCCCCCGTGCTCACGGATCCCGCTCAGCTCCGTGAGGATGGTCTCGCGCGTCCCTTCGATTGGGTGCTCGTCGCCGCAAAAACCTACGACGCCGAAGGCACGATTCCGTGGCTCCGCGCTCTCGTGGGGCCAACGACGTCGGTCGCCATTCTTCAGAATGGCGTCGAGCATGTGGAGCGCTTCGAACCCTACGTCGAGTGGGAACGCATCGTTCCCGTCGTCGTTGATCTCTCGGCAACGAAGATGAGCCCTGGCGTCATCGTCCTTCGCCGGGCCGGCATTGCGGTGGTTCCGACGACGGCGCGAGGCCGCGCCTTTCAGGCGCTCTTCGAGGGCCCGCCCCTTCGCGTCGAGGTCACCGACGACTTCAAGACGGCCGCGTGGCGCAAGCTCTGCTTGAACAGCATCGGCATTCTCTCGGCCATCGTCGCCAAGCCCGCCCGCATAGGGCTCGACGAGGACGTGGGCGACTTGATGCGCGGCATGCTCGCCGAGTGTGTGGCGGTGGGGCGCGCCGAGGGGGCGAGGCTTCCCGACGAGATCATCGAGGAGGTGCTCGCGCGGTACCGGCGCTCCTCGCCGGAGGCCATGAATTCGCTCGTGGTCGACCACTTGGCCGGCCGTCGCACGGAGGTGGACGCCCGCAACGGCGTCGTTGTCCGAAAGGGACACACCCACGGAATTCCCACGCCGCTCCAAAGCGCGATGAGCACCCTTCTCAAGGCGTGCCGGATGTAG
- a CDS encoding helix-turn-helix domain-containing protein has translation MSPVRPQSPFGVELRHWRERRGVSQLRLASSAAMSPRYVSFVETGRARPSRAVVERLADALDVPLRERNRLLVAAGFAPAYPEVALDADALATFRHVVESLLEKQEPYPALVLDGAYRLVLANGAARRLLPELDTMDWIDAAFAPTSPLRAAVENFAEVAWHAADTLRRESNPPQDCLLRLERHLEGIARPAAADLTTEHVLCPRFRFGDRVVRTFTAIARFGTARNVTLDELRVELFFPADEDSARFFRELAGAEK, from the coding sequence ATGAGCCCCGTTCGTCCCCAGAGTCCGTTCGGTGTTGAGCTAAGACACTGGCGCGAACGGCGCGGGGTCAGCCAGCTTCGGCTCGCGAGCAGCGCGGCCATGTCGCCGCGCTACGTATCGTTCGTCGAAACGGGCCGTGCGCGCCCCAGTCGCGCGGTCGTCGAGCGACTGGCAGACGCTCTCGACGTTCCGCTGCGCGAGCGCAACCGACTCCTGGTTGCTGCAGGCTTCGCACCGGCCTACCCGGAGGTCGCGCTCGACGCGGACGCTCTCGCCACGTTCCGGCACGTCGTCGAATCGCTGCTCGAGAAGCAGGAGCCTTACCCAGCGTTGGTGCTCGATGGGGCCTATCGATTGGTTCTTGCCAACGGCGCGGCGAGGCGCCTCTTGCCGGAGCTGGACACGATGGACTGGATTGACGCCGCCTTCGCGCCCACGAGTCCGCTCCGCGCGGCCGTCGAAAACTTCGCCGAGGTCGCGTGGCACGCCGCCGACACGCTGCGCCGGGAGTCGAACCCGCCCCAGGATTGCCTTCTGCGACTCGAACGGCACCTTGAGGGCATCGCTCGTCCGGCAGCCGCGGACCTTACGACCGAGCACGTGCTCTGCCCGCGCTTTCGCTTCGGCGACCGAGTGGTTCGCACGTTTACCGCCATCGCGCGCTTCGGGACCGCCAGGAACGTCACTCTCGACGAGCTGCGGGTGGAGCTGTTCTTTCCCGCTGACGAAGACAGCGCGCGTTTCTTCCGCGAGCTCGCGGGCGCCGAGAAGTAG
- a CDS encoding NmrA/HSCARG family protein: MADKKTILVVGATGKQGGATLRHLAKHGGFKLRGMTRNPSSDAAKALVELGVELVKGDLDDKTSLENAIGSAWGVFGVQNTWEAGVEKEETQGKRLVAVARERGVQHFVYTSVGSAHKKTGIPHFDNKARVEDTVRAAGFTAYSILRPVFFMENLVSPWFLQGDKLMTAMKPTTKLQMIASDDIGKFGAAAFIDSAKWNRAEVDLAGDAVTMLDAATAVSSILGKEITFESLPIDAVRKNSEDMALMLEWFENVGYSADIAACAAKWGIQPLTLEQWAANQKP; this comes from the coding sequence ATGGCTGACAAGAAAACGATCCTCGTCGTGGGCGCAACCGGCAAGCAGGGCGGCGCGACGCTTCGTCACCTCGCGAAGCACGGCGGCTTCAAGCTCCGCGGCATGACGCGCAACCCCTCGAGCGACGCGGCCAAGGCCCTCGTCGAGCTCGGCGTTGAACTCGTCAAAGGCGACCTCGACGACAAGACGTCGCTCGAGAACGCCATCGGCAGCGCCTGGGGCGTCTTCGGCGTGCAGAACACGTGGGAAGCTGGCGTGGAGAAGGAAGAGACGCAAGGCAAGCGGCTCGTCGCCGTCGCCCGCGAGCGCGGCGTTCAGCACTTCGTCTACACGTCGGTGGGCTCGGCCCACAAGAAGACGGGCATCCCGCACTTCGACAACAAGGCGCGCGTCGAAGACACGGTCCGCGCGGCGGGCTTCACGGCGTACTCGATCTTGCGCCCCGTGTTCTTCATGGAGAACCTCGTCTCGCCGTGGTTCCTCCAAGGCGACAAGCTCATGACCGCCATGAAGCCCACGACCAAGCTCCAGATGATCGCGTCCGACGACATCGGCAAGTTCGGCGCCGCGGCCTTCATCGACTCGGCCAAGTGGAACCGCGCCGAGGTCGACCTCGCCGGCGACGCGGTCACGATGCTCGACGCGGCGACCGCCGTCAGCTCGATCCTCGGCAAGGAGATCACCTTCGAGTCGCTCCCGATCGACGCGGTCCGCAAGAACAGCGAAGACATGGCCCTCATGCTCGAGTGGTTCGAGAACGTGGGTTACTCAGCCGACATCGCGGCGTGCGCCGCGAAGTGGGGCATCCAGCCGCTCACGCTGGAGCAGTGGGCGGCGAACCAGAAGCCGTAA